From the genome of Nakamurella flavida, one region includes:
- a CDS encoding DUF503 domain-containing protein, with protein sequence MFVGVLECDVLVSPAEPVHSLKHKRAVIRPVIVKLRRLEVAVTEAGDPDRLARALIGVATVSGSVDQVHRVLDTCERQVAGEVELQMLSTRRRIIGEQDED encoded by the coding sequence GTGTTCGTCGGTGTGCTCGAATGCGACGTCCTGGTGTCTCCGGCCGAGCCGGTGCACTCTCTCAAGCACAAGCGGGCGGTCATCCGCCCGGTGATCGTCAAGCTGCGCCGCCTCGAGGTGGCGGTCACCGAGGCCGGTGACCCGGACCGGTTGGCTCGCGCGCTCATCGGCGTGGCCACGGTGTCCGGCTCGGTGGATCAGGTGCACCGGGTGCTGGACACCTGCGAACGCCAGGTCGCCGGCGAGGTGGAGCTGCAGATGCTCTCCACCCGCCGGCGGATCATCGGCGAGCAGGACGAGGACTGA